The Pontibacter sp. SGAir0037 DNA segment CCACAATCAATAATAACTTTAGGAGAAGATAAATTGTCTACTAAATACTCATCATTTAAGAATATCTGTGTAAAAACCTGAAAATCAGAATAATTATTTCTTAAATAAATTGGCCTTTTCAAACTATCTAGGTTAAGCTTGATTATACTCTTCTTCAGTATAAAGCGCTGTACTAAAAAGCTTACTGTAAATGCAATGCCAAACCTGTTGATATACCTTAATAATACTTTGATTTTCTGCATGATAAATTAAGGTTTATGAGCCTTGGTCCTTCAAAGCTAATTCTATATGCATAATTAAAAGTTTAGCTGAATTTTTAGATGAATACTGCTCTAAATTACTTAAATCCGGCTCCCATACTACTTTATTTTCGAAAAGAAACTGTAACCTCTTCGTGAACTCTCCCTCTAATTCTGAAAAGCTTATGCTTGGGTTATATTCAACCAGAAATCGGAGTGCTTTACATTCTTTTAGTAAACAAACAGCACTACTTTCTTCATGAAAAACAGCTAAAACGGGTTTCTTACTTAATAAAGCTTGAAAAATTTTCGAGGCTGTATAATGTTTTTCTGTACTTCCTATGGTCATTACAGCATAGGCTGCTGAAAGATAGTTAAGCACATGTAAGAAGGGAAAACGCTCTCTAAACTCATGCACTAAATATTGAATACCATATTCTTTGGCATAATCTGCAATAGACTTACCATCATAAAAGCCAGTACCAAGAAAGTAAAAATGCTTTCTGCTGTCCCATGCTCCATTTTTGACCATTTTACTGACAGCACTAAACATAGCTTTGATAAACAAATGAGAATTTGGTAAAAAAGCGCCGGCATAAACTAGTGGATGGCAATCTGGAATGTCTGACCATGGAAACAAAATATTATCAACAACAATTTCATGATCATGAGGATCGAAACCATACGGCATTCCAATGTGCTCAATTTCTTTGTTCTTAAAATTCCTGTCTCTAACTGGTTTATAATACGCTTCGG contains these protein-coding regions:
- a CDS encoding glycosyltransferase family 4 protein; the encoded protein is MKNLLIIYPHWPPSNLAGVHRPRLISNFVSEFGWHPIVLTVLPGYYEEVPDQDIAKTVADNVEVIYTKAFKLTTPRLIGDIGLRAFTFLYKEALKLIRERQIDFVWIPIPSFYTALMGRILHERTSVPYGIDYIDPWIRDIHNRKNWRSKLSLQIAKILEPIAVKKASLLSGVSEAYYKPVRDRNFKNKEIEHIGMPYGFDPHDHEIVVDNILFPWSDIPDCHPLVYAGAFLPNSHLFIKAMFSAVSKMVKNGAWDSRKHFYFLGTGFYDGKSIADYAKEYGIQYLVHEFRERFPFLHVLNYLSAAYAVMTIGSTEKHYTASKIFQALLSKKPVLAVFHEESSAVCLLKECKALRFLVEYNPSISFSELEGEFTKRLQFLFENKVVWEPDLSNLEQYSSKNSAKLLIMHIELALKDQGS